The Blautia hydrogenotrophica DSM 10507 genome window below encodes:
- the gyrB gene encoding DNA topoisomerase (ATP-hydrolyzing) subunit B, which translates to MGTENLEEYGADQIQILEGLEAVRKRPGMYIGSTSSRGLHHLVYEIVDNAVDEALAGFCDEIQVTINSGDSITVIDNGRGIPVGINHKAGIPAVEVVFTILHAGGKFGGGGYKVSGGLHGVGASVVNALSEWLEVTIYHEGKVYRQRYERGNTVYKLKIVGECEPEKTGTMVSFLPDKKIFEETVYDYDILKQRFREMAFLTKGLKIVLTDERTDERISHTFHYEGGIKEFVKYLNRSKTELYPEVIYCEGEKDGVFVEVAMQHNDSYTENTYGFVNNITTPEGGTHVVGFRNALTKTFNDYARKNKLLKDSEPNLSGEDIREGLAAIVSVKIEEPQFEGQTKQKLGNSEARGAVDNIVSKQLELFLEQNPSVAKVIVEKSLLAQRARDAARKARDLTRRKSALDGMSLPGKLADCSDKNPENCEIYIVEGDSAGGSAKTARSRATQAILPLRGKILNVEKARLDKIYANKEIKAMITAFGTGIHEDFDITKLRYHKIIIMTDADVDGAHIATLLLTFLYRFMPELIKQGYVYLAQPPLYKVEKNKKVWYAYSDDELNRILTEIGRDGNNKIQRYKGLGEMDADQLWETTMDPEKRILLRVTMDEESSAEIDLTFTTLMGDKVEPRREFIEENARFVKNLDI; encoded by the coding sequence ATGGGTACAGAAAATTTGGAAGAATACGGGGCCGATCAAATCCAGATTCTGGAAGGACTGGAAGCTGTACGTAAGAGACCCGGAATGTATATAGGAAGTACATCCAGCCGTGGGCTGCATCATTTGGTCTATGAGATTGTAGACAATGCAGTGGATGAAGCTCTGGCTGGATTTTGTGATGAAATACAGGTGACGATAAATTCGGGAGATTCCATTACGGTCATTGACAATGGACGGGGGATTCCTGTGGGAATCAATCACAAGGCAGGAATACCGGCTGTGGAGGTTGTATTTACAATACTACATGCAGGCGGTAAATTTGGCGGCGGAGGATACAAAGTGTCCGGAGGACTGCACGGAGTAGGTGCGTCAGTGGTAAATGCACTGTCAGAATGGCTGGAAGTTACGATTTATCATGAGGGAAAGGTCTATCGCCAGCGATATGAGAGAGGAAACACAGTCTACAAATTAAAGATCGTGGGAGAATGTGAGCCAGAGAAGACAGGGACTATGGTAAGCTTTCTGCCGGATAAAAAAATTTTTGAGGAGACAGTGTACGACTATGATATTTTAAAGCAGAGATTCCGTGAAATGGCCTTTTTGACAAAAGGTCTGAAAATTGTGCTGACGGATGAGAGAACAGATGAGAGAATCAGTCATACTTTTCACTACGAAGGCGGAATCAAAGAATTTGTCAAATATCTGAATCGTAGTAAGACGGAACTCTATCCTGAGGTTATTTATTGTGAGGGAGAAAAAGACGGAGTGTTTGTGGAAGTAGCCATGCAGCACAATGATTCCTATACAGAGAACACCTATGGATTTGTAAATAATATCACAACCCCTGAAGGGGGAACCCATGTGGTAGGTTTTCGAAACGCTCTGACAAAGACATTTAATGACTATGCGAGAAAGAATAAGCTGTTAAAGGACAGTGAGCCGAATCTCAGCGGTGAAGATATTAGAGAAGGGCTGGCAGCCATTGTCAGCGTTAAGATCGAGGAACCACAGTTTGAGGGTCAGACGAAGCAGAAGTTGGGTAATAGTGAAGCTAGAGGTGCGGTGGACAATATTGTGAGTAAACAACTGGAGCTGTTTTTGGAACAGAATCCATCTGTTGCTAAGGTGATTGTAGAGAAATCTCTGCTGGCACAAAGAGCCAGGGATGCGGCGAGAAAGGCCAGAGATCTGACTCGCAGAAAATCTGCGCTGGATGGAATGTCCCTGCCAGGAAAACTGGCTGATTGTTCTGATAAAAATCCGGAAAACTGCGAGATTTACATTGTGGAGGGAGATTCTGCCGGAGGTTCAGCAAAGACTGCCAGAAGCCGCGCTACTCAGGCAATTCTTCCATTAAGAGGTAAAATCCTCAATGTGGAGAAGGCAAGGCTGGATAAAATTTATGCAAATAAAGAGATCAAAGCGATGATTACAGCTTTTGGAACCGGAATCCATGAGGATTTTGACATTACGAAACTGAGATATCACAAGATTATCATTATGACGGATGCCGATGTGGATGGGGCGCATATTGCGACTTTACTTTTGACATTTCTCTATCGTTTTATGCCAGAATTGATAAAACAGGGGTATGTATATTTGGCGCAGCCGCCTCTCTATAAAGTGGAGAAGAATAAGAAAGTATGGTATGCGTACAGCGATGATGAGCTGAATCGGATTTTGACAGAGATAGGTCGTGATGGGAATAATAAAATTCAGCGATATAAAGGTTTGGGAGAGATGGATGCGGACCAATTGTGGGAGACTACTATGGACCCAGAAAAGCGTATATTGCTGCGTGTCACCATGGATGAGGAATCTTCAGCGGAAATTGACTTAACATTTACAACTCTGATGGGAGACAAGGTCGAGCCGCGGCGGGAGTTCATCGAAGAAAATGCACGGTTTGTAAAAAATCTGGATATTTAA
- a CDS encoding PSP1 domain-containing protein — translation MIRVVGVRFRNVGKIYYFSPKNLQIEADDHVIVETARGVEYGKVVLAPRDVEDEKVIQPLKEVIRIATPKDDEREEQNRKKEKEAFRICLKKIQEHGLAMKLIDAEYTFDNNKVLFYFTADGRIDFRQLVKDLASIFKTRIELRQIGVRDETKILGGMGICGRELCCHTYLSEFVPVSIKMAKEQNLSLNQTKISGVCGRLMCCLKNEQETYEELNKKLPAIGDVVTTPEGLQGNVHSVNVLRQQVKVVVDINDEKEIREYKAEELKFRPRKKKVKLTEQELRELKALEDEGGKSKLE, via the coding sequence ATGATAAGAGTTGTTGGTGTTCGATTTCGAAACGTGGGAAAAATATATTATTTCAGCCCCAAGAACCTGCAAATTGAAGCAGACGATCACGTAATTGTGGAGACAGCTAGAGGAGTGGAGTACGGAAAGGTAGTTCTGGCTCCTAGAGATGTGGAAGATGAAAAAGTGATTCAGCCTTTGAAAGAGGTAATCCGCATTGCAACGCCGAAGGACGATGAGAGAGAAGAACAGAACCGAAAAAAGGAAAAAGAAGCGTTTCGGATATGTTTGAAGAAAATACAGGAGCATGGCTTAGCCATGAAATTGATCGATGCGGAGTATACTTTTGACAACAATAAAGTATTGTTCTATTTTACCGCAGACGGAAGAATTGATTTTCGGCAGTTAGTTAAGGATTTGGCTTCCATTTTTAAGACCCGGATTGAGCTTCGCCAGATCGGTGTAAGGGATGAGACGAAAATTTTGGGAGGAATGGGAATCTGTGGCAGGGAGCTTTGTTGTCACACATATTTGTCAGAGTTTGTTCCTGTTTCTATTAAGATGGCAAAGGAGCAGAATTTATCTCTGAATCAGACGAAGATATCGGGAGTCTGCGGGCGATTGATGTGCTGTCTGAAAAACGAACAAGAGACTTATGAGGAGCTGAATAAAAAGCTTCCGGCTATTGGAGATGTTGTCACGACTCCTGAGGGACTGCAGGGAAATGTACACAGTGTGAATGTGCTTCGTCAACAAGTAAAGGTAGTCGTAGATATTAACGATGAGAAAGAAATTCGGGAATATAAGGCGGAAGAATTGAAATTCCGTCCACGTAAGAAAAAAGTAAAGCTGACAGAACAAGAGCTGAGAGAACTGAAAGCCCTAGAAGATGAGGGAGGAAAATCCAAGTTAGAATGA
- a CDS encoding guanylate kinase: protein MGRIFYIMGKSASGKDKIYKSLLEKTDLKLHRLILYTTRPIRCGEVNGNEYFFVDNAYFEKMLLEGKIIEYRSYETVHGKWTYFTGDDEQLDLKHWNYLGIGTLESYKKLKDYFGQDKICPIYIEVEDGERLSRALIREGKQKIPQYAEMCRRFLADCEDFSEEKLQKVQIDRRFENDDLSLCIGEIEDYIRLEMNGVNSDENRTLN, encoded by the coding sequence ATGGGAAGAATTTTCTATATCATGGGAAAAAGCGCATCGGGGAAAGACAAAATTTATAAGTCTCTTTTGGAAAAGACAGATTTGAAGCTTCATCGCCTGATTTTATACACAACGAGGCCTATTCGATGTGGAGAAGTAAATGGAAATGAGTACTTCTTTGTGGACAATGCTTATTTTGAGAAGATGCTTTTAGAAGGAAAAATTATTGAGTACCGTTCCTACGAAACTGTGCATGGAAAATGGACGTATTTTACAGGGGATGATGAGCAGTTGGATTTGAAGCATTGGAACTATCTGGGAATAGGGACGCTGGAGTCTTATAAAAAGCTGAAAGATTATTTTGGCCAGGATAAAATTTGTCCAATCTATATAGAGGTCGAGGACGGAGAGAGATTGTCCAGAGCTCTGATTCGTGAAGGAAAACAGAAAATTCCTCAGTATGCGGAGATGTGTAGACGTTTTTTGGCCGACTGTGAAGACTTTTCAGAGGAAAAGCTACAGAAAGTTCAGATCGACAGACGGTTCGAGAATGACGATCTCTCTCTTTGTATTGGAGAGATTGAGGATTATATCAGATTAGAAATGAACGGTGTGAACAGTGATGAAAATAGAACTTTAAATTAA
- a CDS encoding tRNA1(Val) (adenine(37)-N6)-methyltransferase, with translation MRDVLLEGERLDDLQNGYCLIQDPQKFCFGMDAVLLSGFARVRPEEKVLDMCCGTGIIPILLRAKTEGRDFTGLEIQEMCADMARRSVSYNHLEKEIRIVTGDVKEASAIFGRASFDVVTCNPPYMIGQHGLVNPHMPKAIARHEVLCTLEDVVSQAANVLKSKGRFYLVHRPFRLTEILGTLHEHKLEPKRMRLVYPYVDREPNMVLIEALYGGRSRITVEKPLIVYEKPGVYTREILETYGMG, from the coding sequence ATGAGAGATGTATTGTTGGAAGGAGAACGCCTGGACGATCTTCAAAATGGATATTGTCTGATACAGGACCCGCAGAAGTTTTGTTTTGGAATGGACGCAGTTCTGTTGTCTGGTTTTGCAAGAGTAAGGCCGGAAGAAAAAGTGTTGGATATGTGCTGCGGGACAGGAATCATACCGATTTTGCTGAGAGCAAAAACAGAAGGTAGAGACTTTACTGGCTTGGAGATACAGGAAATGTGTGCTGATATGGCCAGGCGAAGTGTTTCTTACAATCATCTGGAAAAAGAAATTCGGATTGTAACAGGAGATGTGAAAGAAGCTTCTGCCATTTTTGGCAGGGCTTCTTTTGACGTAGTTACCTGTAATCCGCCTTATATGATAGGACAGCATGGCTTAGTCAATCCCCATATGCCAAAAGCAATTGCGCGCCATGAAGTTTTATGTACTTTGGAGGATGTGGTAAGCCAGGCGGCCAATGTATTAAAATCAAAGGGCAGATTTTATCTGGTACACCGGCCGTTTCGCCTGACTGAGATATTGGGAACGCTTCATGAGCATAAGTTAGAGCCGAAAAGAATGCGCCTGGTCTATCCTTATGTGGACAGGGAGCCTAATATGGTGCTGATTGAAGCGCTGTACGGAGGAAGGTCCAGAATTACCGTGGAGAAACCGTTAATCGTATATGAAAAACCGGGTGTGTATACCCGTGAAATACTCGAAACCTATGGAATGGGCTAG
- a CDS encoding fumarate hydratase, which produces MRTVQVQEITEQIREMCILVNHELSQDMQEKLAEAKSCEESVLGKQILEQLEDNLKIAKEDRIPICQDTGMAVIFLEIGQDVHLEGGNVEEAINEGVRQGYVQGYLRKSVVKDPLIRENTKDNTPAVIHYSIVPGEQIKITLAPKGFGSENMSRVFMLKPADGIEGVKKAILQAVDDAGPNACPPMVVGVGIGGTFEKCALMAKQALTRPANESSPIPYIRDLEKEMLEKINSLGIGPGGLGGTVTAFAVNINTYPTHIAGLPVAVNICCHVNRHIVRTI; this is translated from the coding sequence ATGAGGACAGTACAAGTTCAAGAAATCACAGAACAGATTAGAGAAATGTGTATTCTGGTAAATCATGAACTCTCACAGGATATGCAGGAAAAATTGGCAGAGGCGAAAAGCTGCGAGGAGTCTGTTTTGGGAAAGCAGATTTTGGAACAGCTGGAAGACAATCTGAAAATTGCGAAAGAGGACCGGATTCCTATCTGTCAGGATACGGGGATGGCAGTAATCTTTTTGGAAATTGGCCAAGATGTACACCTAGAAGGTGGAAATGTAGAAGAGGCTATAAATGAGGGAGTGCGACAGGGATATGTGCAGGGATATCTGAGAAAATCTGTGGTAAAAGACCCTCTGATCAGGGAAAATACGAAAGATAATACACCGGCAGTCATTCACTATTCCATTGTTCCGGGAGAACAAATAAAAATTACTCTTGCTCCAAAAGGATTTGGAAGCGAAAACATGAGCCGTGTCTTTATGCTGAAACCGGCAGATGGAATAGAAGGAGTGAAAAAGGCAATCTTACAAGCGGTAGACGATGCAGGACCGAATGCCTGTCCGCCGATGGTAGTCGGAGTAGGGATCGGTGGTACTTTTGAAAAGTGTGCGTTGATGGCAAAACAAGCGTTGACCAGACCGGCAAACGAAAGTTCCCCAATTCCTTACATAAGAGATTTGGAAAAAGAGATGCTGGAAAAAATCAATAGTTTGGGTATTGGGCCAGGTGGATTGGGAGGAACAGTGACAGCTTTTGCAGTCAATATCAATACCTATCCTACACATATCGCAGGGCTGCCAGTGGCAGTTAATATATGTTGTCATGTGAACAGACATATAGTAAGAACAATATAA
- the holB gene encoding DNA polymerase III subunit delta' — translation MSGFDSIIGHEDVVEHLKNAIETGKVSHSYIFYGDKGAGKKLMASTFAMALQCEKDGFEPCQTCDSCKKALGKNHPDIIQVTHEKPNSISIDEIRQQLILDVDIKPYNSEYKIYIIPEADKMTPQAQNALLKTIEEPPSYAVIILLTENVDGLLPTIQSRCIRLDMKVVDDALVKDYLMEHLQVPDYQAEVDASYAQGSIGKAKEAATSEDFAKMTENVLHILKNVNRMEVFELVDAIKEISQDKQNVNDYLDMMMFWFRDVLMFKATREIDNLVFKQEINYIREQASERSYEGLEKILEALEKTKTRLRANVNFDLAMELLFLTIREK, via the coding sequence GTGAGCGGTTTTGATTCAATTATTGGTCATGAAGATGTAGTGGAACATCTGAAAAACGCCATAGAGACAGGAAAAGTATCCCATTCTTATATATTCTATGGAGATAAGGGTGCAGGCAAGAAATTAATGGCATCTACATTTGCCATGGCGCTTCAATGTGAAAAAGATGGATTTGAACCTTGTCAGACTTGTGATTCGTGTAAAAAAGCACTGGGCAAAAATCATCCAGATATCATTCAAGTGACCCATGAAAAGCCTAATTCCATAAGTATTGATGAAATACGTCAGCAGTTGATTTTGGATGTCGATATAAAACCTTATAACAGTGAATATAAGATTTATATTATTCCAGAGGCAGATAAGATGACGCCACAGGCACAGAATGCCTTGCTGAAGACTATCGAAGAGCCACCAAGCTATGCGGTGATTATACTCTTAACAGAAAACGTTGATGGGCTTTTACCGACGATTCAATCCAGATGTATACGTTTGGATATGAAGGTAGTGGATGATGCGCTTGTGAAGGACTATCTGATGGAACATCTTCAGGTACCGGATTATCAGGCGGAGGTGGATGCATCGTACGCCCAGGGAAGTATAGGGAAGGCAAAAGAAGCGGCTACCTCAGAAGACTTTGCGAAGATGACTGAGAATGTGCTGCACATTTTAAAAAATGTAAATCGCATGGAAGTCTTTGAGTTGGTGGATGCGATCAAAGAGATTTCTCAGGACAAACAAAATGTCAATGACTATTTGGATATGATGATGTTTTGGTTTAGAGATGTGCTGATGTTTAAGGCTACCAGAGAGATTGACAATCTGGTATTTAAACAGGAAATTAATTATATTAGGGAACAGGCAAGTGAGAGGTCCTATGAGGGATTGGAAAAAATTTTGGAAGCCTTAGAGAAGACCAAGACCCGTCTGAGAGCGAATGTCAATTTCGATCTTGCTATGGAATTGCTGTTCCTGACAATCAGGGAGAAATGA
- the rsmI gene encoding 16S rRNA (cytidine(1402)-2'-O)-methyltransferase produces the protein MSGKLYLCATPIGNLEDITFRVLRTLKEVDLIAAEDTRNSIKLLNHFQISTPMTSYHEYNKIEKGRKLVEKLLSGKNIALITDAGTPGISDPGEELVDMCYQEEIEVTSLPGPVACITALTMSGLPTRRFAFEAFLPADKKERKKVLDELIQETRTIVLYEAPHRLIKTLKELREFLGDRRATLCREITKKHETAFVSSLDGLLEYYQTQEPKGECVLVIEGKSQAEKEEESRKEWMKMTLEEHMKYYEEQGMERKNAMKQVAKDRGTTKREIYQKLLTD, from the coding sequence ATGAGCGGAAAATTATATCTGTGCGCGACACCCATTGGAAATCTGGAGGATATCACCTTTCGGGTATTGAGAACATTAAAAGAAGTGGATTTGATTGCCGCGGAAGATACGAGAAACAGCATAAAGCTCTTGAATCATTTTCAGATTTCAACACCTATGACCAGTTATCACGAGTACAATAAAATTGAGAAAGGCCGAAAGCTCGTAGAAAAGCTATTGAGCGGAAAAAACATTGCGCTGATTACGGATGCAGGGACGCCGGGAATATCAGACCCGGGAGAAGAACTGGTAGACATGTGTTATCAGGAAGAAATAGAAGTCACCTCTCTGCCAGGTCCGGTAGCTTGTATCACAGCTTTGACTATGTCAGGACTTCCGACCCGTAGGTTTGCATTTGAGGCATTTCTGCCCGCAGATAAAAAAGAACGGAAAAAGGTGTTGGATGAATTGATTCAAGAGACGCGGACCATTGTTTTGTATGAGGCACCCCATCGACTGATAAAAACGCTGAAAGAGCTTAGGGAGTTTCTTGGAGACCGCAGGGCAACTCTGTGCAGAGAAATCACGAAAAAACATGAGACAGCTTTTGTGTCCAGTTTAGATGGACTGCTTGAATATTACCAGACTCAGGAACCAAAGGGAGAATGTGTTTTAGTGATCGAGGGAAAAAGCCAAGCAGAGAAGGAAGAAGAAAGTCGTAAGGAATGGATGAAAATGACTTTGGAAGAACACATGAAATATTACGAAGAACAGGGAATGGAGAGAAAGAACGCCATGAAACAGGTGGCGAAGGATCGGGGAACTACCAAAAGAGAAATTTATCAGAAACTGCTCACAGATTAA
- the gyrA gene encoding DNA gyrase subunit A — protein sequence MEDNIFDKVHDVDLKKTMETSYIDYAMSVIAARALPDVRDGLKPVQRRVLYSMIELNNGPDKPHRKCARIVGDTMGKYHPHGDSSIYGALVNMAQEWSTRYPLVDGHGNFGSVDGDGAAAMRYTEARLSKISMEMLADINKNTVDFVPNFDETEREPVVLPSRYPNLLVNGTSGIAVGMATNIPPHNLKEVIDGVVKIIDNIIEEDRDTSLEEILQVIKGPDFPTGATILGTHGIEEAYRTGRGKIRVRAVTDIESLPNGKSRIIVTELPYLVNKARLIEKIAELVRDKKVEGITDLNDHSNREGMRICIDLKKDANANVVLNQLYKHTQLQDTFGVIMLALINNQPKIMNLLEMLKHYLAHQEEVVTRRTQYELNKAQERAHILEGLLKALDNIDEVIRIIRGARTPQTAKEQLMERFGLTEVQAQAIIDMRLRALTGLEREKLEAEYAELMEKIRKYKAILADRNLLLRVVREEILLISEKYGDDRRTQIGFDEFDISMEDLIPKQNTVITMTKLGYIKRMTVDNFRSQNRGGKGIKGMQTIENDYIEELLMTTTHHYLMFFTNTGKVYRLKAYEIPEAGRTARGTAIINLLQLAPGEKITAVIPLNKFEEGKYLMMVTKKGLVKRTPILDYEHVRKTGLAAIVLRDEDELIEVKYTDNKKHIILVTKEGMCIRFKENDVRSTGRVSMGVRGMNLSDSDEVVGMQLDTQGDCLLFVSEKGMGKRTSISEFTCQNRGGKGVKCYKITEKTGNVIGVKAVNEENEVMMITTEGIIIRLQCSDISMLGRITSGVKLINLDEGVKVASVAKVREKVEESAQVLTSNLSQESTKGEE from the coding sequence ATGGAAGACAATATTTTTGACAAAGTCCATGATGTTGATCTGAAGAAGACCATGGAGACTTCTTATATCGATTACGCGATGAGTGTAATTGCTGCCCGTGCGCTGCCCGATGTAAGAGATGGATTAAAACCAGTACAGAGAAGAGTTCTGTACTCAATGATAGAATTGAACAATGGTCCTGACAAACCGCACAGAAAATGCGCGCGTATTGTCGGAGATACCATGGGTAAATACCATCCCCATGGGGACAGTTCCATCTATGGAGCACTGGTAAATATGGCCCAAGAGTGGTCTACGAGATATCCTCTGGTGGATGGACATGGAAATTTTGGCTCTGTGGACGGAGATGGAGCGGCTGCTATGCGTTACACAGAGGCACGTCTGAGTAAAATTTCTATGGAAATGTTGGCGGACATCAATAAGAATACAGTTGATTTTGTCCCCAACTTTGACGAGACTGAGAGAGAACCGGTGGTTCTGCCCTCGCGCTATCCTAATTTGCTGGTGAATGGAACTTCCGGTATTGCAGTGGGAATGGCTACAAATATTCCACCTCACAATCTAAAAGAAGTGATCGACGGAGTAGTAAAAATTATTGATAATATCATCGAGGAGGACAGAGATACCAGCCTGGAAGAAATTCTCCAAGTGATAAAAGGGCCTGATTTTCCGACAGGGGCTACGATACTGGGTACTCACGGAATTGAGGAGGCATACCGCACAGGAAGAGGAAAAATCCGTGTTCGGGCAGTGACAGATATTGAGAGCCTGCCCAATGGAAAGAGCCGTATTATAGTCACAGAGCTTCCATACTTGGTAAACAAAGCACGTCTAATCGAAAAAATTGCCGAGCTGGTAAGAGATAAAAAGGTTGAAGGGATTACAGATCTTAATGACCATTCTAACCGGGAAGGTATGAGAATATGCATTGATCTGAAAAAAGATGCCAATGCCAATGTAGTTTTAAATCAATTATATAAACATACGCAGCTTCAAGATACCTTTGGAGTGATTATGCTGGCGCTGATTAATAATCAGCCAAAGATTATGAATCTCTTAGAGATGTTGAAGCATTATCTGGCGCATCAGGAAGAGGTTGTTACCAGGAGAACGCAGTATGAACTGAACAAAGCGCAGGAGAGAGCACATATCTTAGAAGGACTTTTAAAGGCATTGGATAATATTGATGAGGTAATTCGTATTATCCGAGGGGCCAGAACTCCTCAAACGGCAAAAGAGCAATTGATGGAGAGGTTTGGATTAACGGAGGTTCAAGCTCAGGCAATCATTGATATGCGATTGAGAGCGCTGACAGGTCTGGAAAGAGAGAAACTGGAAGCAGAATATGCGGAGTTAATGGAAAAGATTCGAAAATATAAAGCAATTTTGGCCGATAGAAATTTGCTGTTAAGAGTTGTGCGCGAAGAGATTCTGCTGATTTCAGAAAAGTATGGAGATGACAGGAGGACACAGATCGGATTTGATGAGTTTGATATTTCCATGGAAGATCTGATACCAAAACAGAACACGGTTATTACTATGACTAAATTAGGGTATATCAAGAGAATGACCGTAGATAATTTCCGCAGCCAGAATCGAGGCGGAAAAGGGATTAAAGGAATGCAGACCATCGAGAACGATTATATTGAAGAACTCTTGATGACTACCACTCATCATTATCTGATGTTTTTTACAAACACAGGAAAAGTCTATCGTTTGAAAGCCTATGAGATTCCAGAGGCTGGACGTACGGCCAGGGGAACTGCGATCATCAATCTTCTTCAGCTTGCGCCAGGAGAAAAGATCACAGCAGTAATTCCGCTCAACAAGTTTGAAGAGGGAAAATATTTGATGATGGTCACCAAGAAAGGGTTAGTGAAACGGACTCCTATTTTGGATTATGAACATGTACGGAAGACAGGATTAGCCGCGATTGTGCTAAGAGATGAAGATGAGCTGATAGAGGTAAAATATACGGATAACAAGAAACATATTATATTGGTTACGAAAGAAGGCATGTGTATCCGATTTAAAGAAAATGATGTCAGAAGCACAGGAAGAGTGTCCATGGGAGTAAGAGGTATGAATCTGTCAGACAGCGACGAAGTTGTAGGTATGCAGCTAGATACGCAAGGGGATTGTCTGCTGTTTGTATCAGAAAAAGGAATGGGAAAGAGAACATCTATAAGCGAGTTTACCTGTCAGAACCGTGGTGGAAAAGGAGTGAAGTGTTATAAAATCACTGAGAAGACTGGAAATGTGATTGGTGTCAAGGCAGTGAATGAAGAAAATGAGGTGATGATGATTACTACAGAGGGAATCATCATACGCCTTCAGTGTTCAGACATTTCAATGCTGGGAAGAATTACTTCAGGTGTAAAATTAATTAATCTGGATGAAGGGGTAAAGGTCGCCAGTGTTGCAAAAGTAAGAGAAAAAGTAGAGGAAAGTGCACAGGTATTAACAAGTAATTTGTCGCAAGAGAGTACAAAAGGGGAAGAATAG
- a CDS encoding aminotransferase class I/II-fold pyridoxal phosphate-dependent enzyme, translating to MPGHKRNPFSLEKNIPWEMDITEIDGFDNLHHPEGILAEVQKNAAKLYGVRESFLSVNGSTAALLTAVSAAMEPGKKILMSRNCHKAVYHGIYLRNLIPVYLYPEVFREYEINGGVDPEEVSRALDEDRDIKAVLITSPTYDGIVSDIKKISEIVHRYGIPLIVDEAHGAHFRFSEFFPNSAVDEGADLVIQSMHKTLPALTQTALLHRCSDRVERDRLQRFMGIYQSSSPSYLLMASIDWCVGFLAEEAALYWEAYVQLLKSTRADLKKLKNIRLVGEELIGKKNVKDVDLSKLLFCLPEGIGNGHWLNHKLREDYHLEMEMEAERYVLGISSVCDSQNGMRRLIKAMGEIDAQVPSEKRREWEKRFVIDKEDMPVQKITIAEALEKSTKKVLLNQSEGEISAEFVYLYPPGIPLLTPGEKISKSLLRALDRYRKQGIEIQGLADLEGKWIKTVV from the coding sequence ATGCCGGGACATAAACGTAATCCTTTTTCTTTGGAAAAAAACATACCATGGGAAATGGATATCACAGAGATCGACGGTTTTGACAATTTGCATCATCCAGAAGGAATTTTGGCGGAGGTTCAAAAAAATGCTGCAAAACTATATGGCGTTCGGGAGAGTTTTCTAAGTGTCAACGGTAGTACAGCAGCATTGCTGACGGCAGTTTCAGCGGCGATGGAGCCAGGGAAAAAGATACTGATGTCTAGAAATTGTCATAAGGCTGTATATCATGGAATTTACCTCAGAAATTTGATTCCAGTCTATCTATATCCAGAAGTATTCAGAGAGTATGAAATCAATGGGGGCGTCGATCCAGAGGAAGTGTCGAGAGCTTTGGATGAAGACAGAGATATAAAAGCTGTGTTAATCACGTCGCCGACTTATGACGGTATTGTCTCTGATATAAAAAAAATCAGTGAGATTGTACACAGATATGGAATTCCTCTGATTGTGGATGAAGCTCATGGGGCACATTTTAGGTTTTCTGAATTTTTTCCAAATTCTGCTGTGGACGAAGGTGCAGATCTGGTTATTCAAAGTATGCACAAGACGCTTCCGGCATTGACTCAGACAGCACTTTTGCACAGATGCAGTGACAGGGTAGAAAGAGACCGTCTGCAAAGATTTATGGGAATCTATCAAAGCAGCAGTCCGTCCTATTTATTAATGGCCAGTATTGACTGGTGCGTAGGATTTCTGGCGGAAGAGGCGGCTTTGTATTGGGAGGCTTATGTCCAGCTTCTGAAAAGTACGAGAGCAGATTTAAAAAAATTAAAAAATATACGTCTCGTAGGAGAAGAACTGATAGGAAAAAAAAATGTGAAGGATGTGGATTTGTCTAAGCTTCTTTTTTGTCTCCCAGAAGGAATAGGAAATGGACACTGGCTGAATCACAAACTGAGAGAAGACTACCATTTGGAGATGGAGATGGAAGCGGAGAGATACGTGTTAGGAATCTCTTCTGTATGTGACAGTCAGAATGGAATGAGACGGCTGATAAAAGCTATGGGTGAGATAGATGCTCAGGTTCCGTCAGAAAAACGAAGAGAATGGGAAAAAAGATTCGTTATAGATAAAGAGGATATGCCTGTGCAGAAAATTACTATTGCAGAAGCTTTGGAAAAATCCACAAAGAAAGTTCTTTTAAATCAGAGCGAGGGAGAAATATCTGCGGAATTTGTTTATCTCTACCCGCCTGGAATTCCTCTGCTTACGCCAGGGGAAAAGATATCTAAAAGCCTTTTGAGGGCTTTGGACAGATATAGGAAACAGGGAATTGAGATCCAAGGATTGGCGGACTTAGAGGGAAAATGGATAAAAACAGTGGTATGA